A DNA window from Mastomys coucha isolate ucsf_1 unplaced genomic scaffold, UCSF_Mcou_1 pScaffold21, whole genome shotgun sequence contains the following coding sequences:
- the LOC116100677 gene encoding olfactory receptor 51E2: MSSCNFTHATFMLIGIPGLEEAHFWFGFPLLSMYAVALFGNCIVVFIVRTERSLHAPMYLFLCMLAAIDLALSTSTMPKILALFWFDSREITFDACLAQMFFIHALSAVESTILLAMAFDRYVAICHPLRHAAVLNNTVTVQIGMVALVRGSLFFFPLPLLIKRLAFCHSNVLSHSYCVHQDVMKLAYTDTLPNVVYGLTAILLVMGVDVMFISLSYFLIIRTVLQLPSKSERAKAFGTCVSHIGVVLAFYVPLIGLSVVHRFGNSLDPIVHVLMGDVYLLLPPVINPIIYGAKTKQIRTRVLAMFKISCDKDIEAGGNT, translated from the coding sequence ATGAGCTCCTGCAACTTCACTCATGCCACCTTCATGCTTATCGGTATTCCAGGACTGGAGGAAGCTCACTTTTGGTTTGGCTTCCCCCTGCTTTCCATGTACGCTGTAGCATTATTTGGAAACTGCATTGTGGTCTTCATCGTGAGGACAGAGCGGAGCCTGCATGCTCCCATGTACCTTTTTCTCTGCATGCTGGCAGCTATTGATCTGGCTTTGTCCACGTCCACAATGCCCAAGATTCTCGCCCTCTTTTGGTTTGACTCCCGGGAGATTACTTTTGATGCCTGTCTTGCCCAGATGTTCTTCATTCATGCTCTCTCAGCAGTTGAATCTACCATCCTGTTGGCCATGGCCTTTGACCGGTACGTGGCTATCTGCCACCCTCTGCGTCACGCAGCTGTGCTCAACAATACAGTAACAGTCCAAATCGGCATGGTGGCTCTGGTCCGAGGATCCCTATTCTTTTTTCCACTCCCACTGCTGATCAAGCGACTGGCATTCTGTCACTCCAATGTGCTCTCCCACTCCTATTGTGTCCACCAGGATGTGATGAAGTTGGCCTATACAGACACATTGCCCAATGTAGTCTATGGTCTAACTGCCATTCTGCTAGTCATGGGTGTAGATGTCATGTTCATCTCCTTGTCCTACTTCCTGATTATACGGACGGTTCTGCAGCTGCCTTCCAAGTCGGAGCGAGCTAAGGCATTTGGGACCTGTGTGTCACACATTGGTGTGGTCCTGGCTTTCTATGTACCACTCATTGGCCTGTCAGTGGTGCACCGttttggaaacagcctagatccCATTGTGCATGTTCTCATGGGGGATGTctacctgctgctgcctcctgtgATCAACCCCATCATCTACGGTGCTAAGACCAAACAGATCAGAACACGGGTGCTGGCTATGTTCAAGATCAGCTGTGATAAGGACATTGAAGCTGGGGGAAACACGTGA